One window of the Salmo trutta chromosome 35, fSalTru1.1, whole genome shotgun sequence genome contains the following:
- the LOC115174985 gene encoding DNA-binding protein inhibitor ID-2: MLNILLHSTVVMKAISPERSMRNNISNSSEHTLGISRSKSPMDDPLSLLYNMNDCYTMLKELVPSLPQNGNVSKIEILQHVIDYILDLQIALDSSSSLSSCQHQQQRLGQGQAASPRNPLATINSDISLITFQSSDHFPKGTETHDS; this comes from the exons ATGCTTAATATCTTATTGCACTCAACTGTCGTCATGAAAGCAATAAGCCCGGAGCGGTCTATGAGGAACAACATCTCCAACTCATCGGAACATACCCTCGGCATCTCCCGGAGCAAGAGCCCGATGGATGACCCTCTGAGTCTGCTGTACAATATGAACGACTGCTACACAATGCTGAAGGAACTCGTGCCCAGCCTCCCACAGAACGGGAACGTCAGTAAAATTGAGATATTGCAGCATGTTATAGACTATATATTGGACCTTCAGATTGCACTGGACTCTAGCTCGTCCCTCTCCAGCTGCCAACATCAGCAGCAGCgactgggacagggacaggcagCATCACCCAGGAATCCCCTAGCAACCATCAACTCAGACATCAGCCTCATCACCTTTCAG TCAAGTGACCACTTCCCCAAAGGGACGGAGACTCATGACAGCTAA